The window CTCTGACTGTGATCCTTAATGATATCGACGAATTCAAGCATATGTTTGATGTCCATCCCATCAGGTTAAGGATCGGGTCCGACTCCACGGGGAAGCCGGGGCATTACGGTATGGGCTTTGCGGTTCTTGATACACTGCCTTTAAAAGCCTTGCACAAAGTCAGGAAAAAAAACAGCGGCACGCTGCTTCTTCCGGTCAATGTTAAAACCAGTCTGTGCACCACCACATCACCGCCTGAAACCGTTTCCAATGCCATTGCCTGGATACCCGGCATACGCACGTTGTTGTCAAACCGGAGACGGGAGTGGGTAACAGGTTTTTTTCTGCTTGACCAGGCCTGCCAGGGTAACCTGATTACCCTGGGCCGATCGGCTTCTGTGGTGCCCCAAAATGATTCTGCTGGAAAATCCGGATTACAATCGAACTCGCACAAATCCTTTAAATACCTTAATACCCGTCTGAAGAATTTATTTAAGATCGTTGTGGGATTTCTTCCGGCCCAGCTTTGCTTCATGCTGACCAAAGAGTGGTGGCTTCTGGCCTATTGTGGTGCTTTGATCTGGTTTAGCATAACCGGCATAAGGAATGTGATTCAGTCGGTGGTGGGCGGAGGCGGCATCAAAAGGGCCTCGCGCCTGAAATGGAATGACTATGTCAGTTGGGACAGGCTTGCGGATTCCCTTTTATTCACGGGATTCTCAGTGCCCTTGCTGGATTATCTGGTCAAAACCGTTCTTTTGGACAAGACTTTCGGTATTACCATGAGCAACGGCCCTGTGATACTCTATGCCGTCATGGGGCTTGCCAACGGCATTTATCTTTCCACTCATAATTTTTTAAGGGGTCTGCCCAAAGTGGCTGTGACCGGGAATTTTTTCAGAAGCATTCTTTCCATTCCTGTTGCCGTTGTGCTCAATGCGGGCATCGGTTCGATTTTAGGATCTTTCAATGTTCCCAATGTTAATGCAAGTCTTCAGAAATGGGCGGCCATCATTTCCAAAGGAGCGTCGGATATTGTGGCCGGATTCATTGAAGCTGCGGCTGACAGGGCTGTTTACACACGTCTTAGAAAACAGAATATCCGCAAAAAAATTTCAGAGTTTTTTGATATTTATTCCAAATTGATTATGCTGTTTCCTGAAACAGAGGATCTCACCATATTGGAAAATTCTGATCTGCTTTTAAACAACAAAAACTCGGAAGTCCGGGATCTGGCAACACTGATCATTATCAATGCCTTGGATCTGTTTTATTTCTGGATGTATTTGCCCCGGGCCCAGTCTTCCTTAATCAATGAGGTTTTAATAATGACGCCCGAAGAAAAAGAAATATTTTTTCAGGCCCAGAACATGTTGCGTCATGAGCATTATATCAGCAGACTGTTTGTGGACGGAATCCTGGGTAAAAATTTTTCCAGGCCCCTTTCCTTTTATCTGACCTTATACCCTGCTTATCTTAACGGCATTGACAAGGTAAAGTCATCCATCCTGCCTGAAAAATCTTACGCAAACATATAGTTGCATTCTTTTTTCAAGGGATACACGTACAAATTTTTTGTGTACAAATACCGCCTGTTTAACCGATGAAAGGTAAAAAGTTATATTTAAAACAACATAAATAACTTTAAATTTCCATTGTGTTATGTGATATATCGGAAATATATTCTGAAACATGTTGTTTTGTCTTTAAATTCAAACAATAATTATATATTTGTATATGATATTGCCCCATAAATGTTAGCTGGCTTACTTTTAAATATTTTCTTCGAAATCGTTTAATCCCGGTGTGTTACATATAAATCTCAATGGTTTTAAATAAACGTATTGGAACTTTTAAAATTGGAGATTGGAAGAATGAAGTGGTTTAAGAATATTAAAATAGGTGTGAAACTTATATGCTCGTTTCTGGCGGTGGGTATCCTTCCGTTGGGGTGCCTGGGCCTAGTTTCCCTTAATCTGTCAACCAAAGCATTGGAACGTACGGCGTTCAATCAATTGGAAGCGGTCAGGGAAATAAAAAAATTCCAGCTTGAAAGCTATTTCCAGGAGCGACTTGACGATATCAAGGTGCTTGCAAACTGTCCATTTACGAAAAGCGCGGCCAAAGCTTTGGAACAGGCTTTTAATTCAGCTGGAGGCGTACAGTCACACCGTTTTGTGGGTAAAGCCGGCGGGGTGTATGATGCACCGGATTCTTACAGGAAGGTTCACGATATCTATTTTGAAATATTCAAACATTATATGGAGCAATATGGTTATTATGATATTTTTTTGCTTGATCCTGTGTATGGAGATACCTATTTTACCGTCACCAAAGAGGCTGATTTCGGGCAGCGCGCGCAAGGGATTGATTCCTCCCTTCGTGACGTGTGGCGGGCCGCTAAAAACAGCAGGATTACTATATCCGATATACGTACCTATGAACCTTCTGCCAATGCACCGGCACAGTTTCTGGCTGCACCCATCATAGACAACGGTAAAACCATAAGCATTCTGGCCTTTCAGCTCTCCATTGATGCCATCAACAGAATTATGACCGAACGTAGCGGTATGGGGGAGTCCGGCGAATCCTATCTGGTGGGCCAGGATAAACTCATGCGCTCAGATTCATATCTTGATCCGGACAACCATACGGTTGCCGCTTCCTTTGCCAACCCAGCAAAGGGAAAAGTAGATACTGAAGCATCCGGGAGTGTCCTGAACGGAAAAACAGAAAACAAAATTGTAATTGACTATAACGGGAATCCGGTTTTGTCTGCCTTTACCCCAATCAAAGTGGGTGAAACCATTTGGGGGCTTTTAGTTGAAATTGACAAGGCAGAGGCATTCAGGCCCATTTTGTCCATAAAAATAAATATTGGAATAATAGCACTGATTTCTATTATTCTGATTGTATTGGCTGCCCTGTTCATGGCCCGGTCAATAACCATACCCATTAAAAAAGGCGTGGTCATGGCCATGAAAATGTCTGATGGTGATTTGACTCAACTGATCGATATTGAACGGAAAGATGAAGTCGGTATGCTTGTTCAGGCATTGAATAGGATGTCTTCACATCTGCGTCAGATGTTCAATGACATTATTACAGGTACACAAACGCTCACCACAGCCTCGGCCGAACTGTCAGCCATATCTGGACAGATTTCGTCAAATGCGCAAACCACTGCCGACAAATCGACCGGTGTCACACTGGCAGCCCGGGAAATGAATGGAAATATAAATCGTGTGGCCAGGGCAACAGAAGAAACCACTGCAAACATTCAGATGATCGTATCTGCAACTGAAGAGATGACAGCGACAATTCAGGAGTTGTCCAAAAATATCTCCACCGGGAACGCCACCACCTCCCGTGCCGTGGAAAAGGCAAAAACGGTTTTAGACAAAGTTGATGTCCTTGGTGCTACCGCTGTGGATATCAGCAAAGTATCAGACACCATTTCAGAAATTTCAGAACAAACCAATCTTCTGGCATTAAATGCCACCATTGAGGCGGCAAGGGCTGGAGAAGCAGGTAAAGGGTTTGCCGTCGTGGCGGCAGAGATTAAAGCACTGGCACAGCAGACAGCCCAGGCAACAGAGGAAATCAGTTCCAAGATTTCAAGTGTTCAAACCACCACGGAGGACTCGGTGGAGGCCATAAAAGCCATTGTTGATCTTATTAATGAAATTAACACAATTGTCAGTTCCGTGGCGGTGGCCATTGAAGAACAGTTCGCCACGACCCAGGAAATCGCAAATAATGTCAATCATGCGGCTCAAGGGCTTGACAGCGTTAATGAGAGTATTGGTCAGGTATCCGGTGTGGCCAATGAAGTGACAGAAGAAATCAGCGATGTCAGCAGAGCAACAGATGAAATGAAAACAGGCAGCCGACAGGTTATGACAAGTGCCCAAAAGTTATTAAACCTGGCTGAGGAGTTAAAGAATATGATGAACCGGTTCAAGATTTGATTTGGAGTTATGATTTATCCGGACGTAAGTATCACGGTATGTTTTTTTGTTGTAACCCGAATTATGCTTGATAATAACAACTAAATTGTCATATAATATCTTTTCTATAATAAAGGCTTATTTATTTTAAGGATAAATCAATGGCAAAAATGTTTTACACCGGGAACAGGGAATCCAAGCTTCTTTCCAAGATTGAGTCTTCCAAGGAGCGGGAAAGAATTAAAACCATCAGCGCTATCCGGGATAACATTGATGTCTTCAGTAACAAAGTTTCCATGAAACTCATTGAGACAGGGCTTATTGAGACCGTAAGCAAATCCAGTGTGGAAAATCAGATTGTGCGGTGTTTGGATACACTGTGCCGGGCCGAGGATTTTGATATTGACTATGCTGTGGCCCCATTCAGAACCCTTGTCTCAAACCCCAATATCGCCAGTCTTTACCTGACTGCATTTGTGGTTGAAACATTGATCAATCACAAAGATGTCATTGATATCTACGGCAGTGATGATGATATCTATTTCTGCATTCAAAAAGAGTTGACCGCCATGATGGAGGGCGCGCGAGGGTACTGATTCTCCTGTCCGTTTTTTATACAGGCCGCTTTTCGGAATCAAATCCAAAAAGCGGCCTGTTTTTTTTGTTTGTTGTCTATATGATGTTTTTGATCTCCACGCGCAGAAAAAGATCACCAGGAGGCATGCCTGGTATGGATTTCCCCATGCCCTTAAGCCGCAGCATGGATCCGCGCTGGATGCCTGCTGGTATCACCACCCGGTAAATCGATTTTTTAAAACCACCGGGGATGGTGACAAGTTTTTTAGTCCCTGTGAGCGCCTCAAGGGAGGTCAAGGCAATGGTCCCGTAAAGATTTAAGTCTGACGAACCTTCTCCGGGGGTGATGACATGAAGTCTTGGGCTGCGTTTTTTTCGGGTATACCTGTCACTCCATTCCCTGACCCCGGTCTTGGGAAGTTTTGTGTTCACGCCGATCAGCACCATGCCCGAAAGAAAACCGCCAATGTGGGCCCACCAGGCAATGCCGGAACCGGCACCATGCCCTGCAGCGTTCATGAATTGAAGAAAAAACCAGATTCCCAGAAAAATAAAAGCAGGTATCCTGACAAACAAAGGAAAAATGAGTACAGGGATCAGGGTAAGGATTTTGTTGCCCGGGTGAAGGAGGAAATAGGCCCCCATGACCCCTGCAATGGCTCCGCTTGCACCAATGGTCGGCAGAGCCGATGAATGGTTGAGCAAAAAATGAAAAAATGCGGCAAGCAGTCCACAAACCAGATAAAAAACTGTAAATCGAAAGGGCCCTAACTCCTGCTCAATATTGTCGCCGAAGATATTGAGAAACCACATATTCCCGATGAAATGCCATAAACCGCCATGCAGAAACATATAGGTAAAAGGTGATAACAGCTTGTTCATAAGGGAAAAATAATCCGCCATCTGTCCCATGGTGTATTTGGCCGGGACAAAACCGAATGTATAGGCAATGGTTTGATCGTTTATACCCCTGATCATCTGCCAGACAAACACCAGACTGGTGATAAAAATAATTGTATAGGTTGCTACAGGAGTGATAGTTGTTTCCTGTTCATCTTTTAAGGGGATCATGAAGACACCACCCTGAGTTTAAATTGGGGAGACAATTGGTTTTTAAGTTCTTTTAAAAGGTCCATAACCGCATCTTCAGGCGTATATTCTTTGAGCGTTCTTCCTTTGGAAAGAAATTTGAACAGGTTTGAGTTATATTCATCCAGGCTGAGGGATGATCGCACATATTCAAGAAAGGTAAAGTAGATGTCTGCCATCTGACAGGTTTGGCTTCTGGCGATCAGTATTTTTCCCCTGAGCGTCAGGCTTTGCTCAAGGGCATCCGTGGCCTGTTTGATGCTGGTGAAGTCCTTCGGAAAATCAAAGTGCTGATCAATCATCTGGTCTGTCTGCCATAACTCTTCCTGGATCTCATTTTCTTGGGTCTCAAGGAAATCAAGATACAGAGCCGTTGTGAGAATGGTTTTAACATCATAATAGATATCCGGGTCATGGCTGGCCCGGGGACCTGCGACGTTAAGAACATGAATGCCCTGATCCAGAAGAAAATCGTGGAGGATCAATGATGCCTCAAAAGTGTCCTGTTCCAGCAGATTAATTGAGCAGACATTTTTGCCCGTTCTCAGTGCAAATTCATGGGTCAGGGCTGAACCTCCTGTCAAAGGGCCCCTGGCAATGATCACCGTGCCGTCGGAATCGAGTATGTTTTGCCGGGTTCGGGCAGGATAATCGGTGCTATCCATCTCTTTTAAATTGTAAACATCGGGCAGTGGTCCTGCTTCCGTTCTCCGGCCTTTGGATATCCATCCCCCATGGGGAATATTGAAGTTTATGGCAAAATCCAAAGCAGCACGGTCTGCCCCTGTCTGTCCGCCCGATACAATTTTATTTAAAAAGCCCATGGCATCCTTTGCTTCATAGGTGTGATAGATTGTAATTGGATATCATACCAGTAAAAATAAGGTTAATCTCCAATTAAATTGGGTTATGAACGCAAATTCAAGGAGGATTGGGGATACTATCCCAAGGGGGTTACGGCAAAAAGTGAGACAGATTCATGTTTGCCCCTTAGCCGGGTGTCGCCTTTGGGCAGAAATTTGTACCCGTTACAAGGCAAAATTTTTTTGACCAGTAGGCCGGAAACCAGAACCTGTTCGTTGATCACCTTGCACTGGTCCTGGATTCTGGCTGTTGTGTTAAGTACATCCCCGGAATAGATGATATCTCTTTTTATTTGACCGATTTCTCCGGCAGTTACTTCTCCGCAGTGCAGCCCAGCTCTGAATCCGGGTACGAGCCCGAATCGGGTCTTGTAGCGATCGGCGTTGCGCTCAAACCGATGCTGGATATCAAAAAAACAGCGAATGCAATTTTGGTTTTTTAAACCCTTTTCCATGTTCCAGGCAAGTACAATGCCATCTCCCACATATTGATAGATCTCTCCCTGGCAGGCAATGACGGGTGTTGTGATATCTGAAAAGCATGTTCCCAGCAGTTGGAAATATTTTTTGTGGCCCAGAGTTTCAGCAATGGATGTTGAATTTTTCATATCCAGAAACATGAAAATTTTAAAGACCTGTCTGGGTCTGTGGTACTTTCCCAGGATAAATTGAAAAAGGACCCCGGGGCCAAATTTGTCGCCCATCTGCAGCAAAAAGGCCGTACAAAAAACAAGGCCTCCCCAGAATAGAAAGACGTCCAGGTTTGAAACAGAGAACAGGCCGTCCAAAAATTTTAGCGGATAATCGGGCCGGGGCAGCCGGGATGCAATCGTCCAGATACAGGCAAATCCGATGCAATAAACAACCCCTGTGGCCACAAGGGCTGCCTGGTAAGATGCTTTTCTGAAAAAATAGGCATTAAAGTAGACGAGAAACAGACCTCCGACGATTCCTGCAAGTCCGCCTGCCACGGCATGCCTTAGGATAAAGTCCGGCCAGAGGAGCGAGCGGTTTTCCATGGACACAAAAGTCAGTTTATACAGCTCAAACCCGAAATTAGCGAACATCCAGAAAACCAGAATCATAACAGCTCTTGTTATATTGATTTTTTGCCTCAGCCAGAAATCCAATTCTATCTCCTGGTTTTCGGTATCGTTTTAACGAGGCTGTAAGGCGATTGTCCTGATGCGTATCTGTTACAGACTACTTTCAATGCCCGCCCTAAAATCCACGCTGAATTCATCAAGAAGCGCCCGTATCCGGATGATATCGTTCTCCGCCTTTTTTATCATGGTCAGATGCTGGTTTTTTTCCTCCTGCTTTAGGCAGAACAGGGATTCCATGTCTTTGTTCAAGTTTTCATACATGGCAAAACGCTGAAGAATTTTGTCTTTAAAATCCCGGGTCACTGCGTCTATCAAGGGGAAAAAATAATCCTGTTTCAAGCTTAGGTGATACGCGTTTATCTGGCGCTGCATTATGGTCAGCGTTTTTTTCTTAATTTTAACGGCAGCTCTGTCAAGACCGGGAGAAAAGGAAAATCGAATGTGTTTGTCCATCATGGCAGATACAAATAAAATCAATGAATGAAGACTGAAATCAGTCATGACATTGGTTTGCATCGCCCGGGTATATTCAGGGGAAAAGATCTGGTTCGGCAAGTGCAGACCCAGGATTTTTTTTATGTTTTCAAGGTCAGCCGCCTTTGAATATTCTTCCTCCTCTTTGATCATTTCAAAGGGAACCCCATCTTCCTGCCGATTTCCCGGGAAGTCCATGGTGACATAATCAATGCGGTAGGAGTCCAAAAGAGATTTAAAGTAGGACTCTATACGTTCCTCCTGGATGCGCACCAGTTCCTTTAATGCCGGGGTTATCTGTTCAAGGATAAAAAGGTCAAGCATCCGCTTGAAGTCCTGGAACATCAAATACATAATTTGTTTAAA is drawn from uncultured Desulfobacter sp. and contains these coding sequences:
- a CDS encoding putative molybdenum carrier protein, encoding MGFLNKIVSGGQTGADRAALDFAINFNIPHGGWISKGRRTEAGPLPDVYNLKEMDSTDYPARTRQNILDSDGTVIIARGPLTGGSALTHEFALRTGKNVCSINLLEQDTFEASLILHDFLLDQGIHVLNVAGPRASHDPDIYYDVKTILTTALYLDFLETQENEIQEELWQTDQMIDQHFDFPKDFTSIKQATDALEQSLTLRGKILIARSQTCQMADIYFTFLEYVRSSLSLDEYNSNLFKFLSKGRTLKEYTPEDAVMDLLKELKNQLSPQFKLRVVSS
- a CDS encoding adenylate/guanylate cyclase domain-containing protein, which encodes MDFWLRQKINITRAVMILVFWMFANFGFELYKLTFVSMENRSLLWPDFILRHAVAGGLAGIVGGLFLVYFNAYFFRKASYQAALVATGVVYCIGFACIWTIASRLPRPDYPLKFLDGLFSVSNLDVFLFWGGLVFCTAFLLQMGDKFGPGVLFQFILGKYHRPRQVFKIFMFLDMKNSTSIAETLGHKKYFQLLGTCFSDITTPVIACQGEIYQYVGDGIVLAWNMEKGLKNQNCIRCFFDIQHRFERNADRYKTRFGLVPGFRAGLHCGEVTAGEIGQIKRDIIYSGDVLNTTARIQDQCKVINEQVLVSGLLVKKILPCNGYKFLPKGDTRLRGKHESVSLFAVTPLG
- a CDS encoding methyl-accepting chemotaxis protein, yielding MKWFKNIKIGVKLICSFLAVGILPLGCLGLVSLNLSTKALERTAFNQLEAVREIKKFQLESYFQERLDDIKVLANCPFTKSAAKALEQAFNSAGGVQSHRFVGKAGGVYDAPDSYRKVHDIYFEIFKHYMEQYGYYDIFLLDPVYGDTYFTVTKEADFGQRAQGIDSSLRDVWRAAKNSRITISDIRTYEPSANAPAQFLAAPIIDNGKTISILAFQLSIDAINRIMTERSGMGESGESYLVGQDKLMRSDSYLDPDNHTVAASFANPAKGKVDTEASGSVLNGKTENKIVIDYNGNPVLSAFTPIKVGETIWGLLVEIDKAEAFRPILSIKINIGIIALISIILIVLAALFMARSITIPIKKGVVMAMKMSDGDLTQLIDIERKDEVGMLVQALNRMSSHLRQMFNDIITGTQTLTTASAELSAISGQISSNAQTTADKSTGVTLAAREMNGNINRVARATEETTANIQMIVSATEEMTATIQELSKNISTGNATTSRAVEKAKTVLDKVDVLGATAVDISKVSDTISEISEQTNLLALNATIEAARAGEAGKGFAVVAAEIKALAQQTAQATEEISSKISSVQTTTEDSVEAIKAIVDLINEINTIVSSVAVAIEEQFATTQEIANNVNHAAQGLDSVNESIGQVSGVANEVTEEISDVSRATDEMKTGSRQVMTSAQKLLNLAEELKNMMNRFKI
- a CDS encoding rhomboid family intramembrane serine protease, producing MIPLKDEQETTITPVATYTIIFITSLVFVWQMIRGINDQTIAYTFGFVPAKYTMGQMADYFSLMNKLLSPFTYMFLHGGLWHFIGNMWFLNIFGDNIEQELGPFRFTVFYLVCGLLAAFFHFLLNHSSALPTIGASGAIAGVMGAYFLLHPGNKILTLIPVLIFPLFVRIPAFIFLGIWFFLQFMNAAGHGAGSGIAWWAHIGGFLSGMVLIGVNTKLPKTGVREWSDRYTRKKRSPRLHVITPGEGSSDLNLYGTIALTSLEALTGTKKLVTIPGGFKKSIYRVVIPAGIQRGSMLRLKGMGKSIPGMPPGDLFLRVEIKNII